The Anaerotignum propionicum DSM 1682 sequence TCGGGTGCAATGACCGATACGATATCCCCACTTTGCAGCTTGCCGGAAAGACCATTTGAAAAATTTTTAATAGTAATGGAAATAGCCTGCTTACTGCCATCCAAGTTATATAGATAGGCATTTTCTACAGCAGGAACTTGTGATACCTTGGTATTTAAAATATAATCCCCAATGGATAAATCAGCGGTTGCGTAGGTGCCAATGACGGTATCTTTATTCTTAATGATATTTTCAGGCAGGTTGTACCCTCCTACTTCAACCATCTGTACCATATCACTTGTAACTTCATCTCCTGCCTTAATTTCCTTTGCCACACGTACAATCTCTGTCTTTTGGCTCATTCCTTTATTGAATAAGGGTGTAACACCAAAACAAATAAGGAGCGATAGCACAATGCAAATCACTCCCACAACCGTTCTATTTTTCAAAATATTCATAATTTTCTACCTCCTTAGAATGATGATGTGTCTTTTCTCTTTTTTCTTTCTTTAATCACTTTGGGCATAAATGCAAGTGCTGTGACCATAGGAACAATGACCCACAGTGCAATAAAACATTTGTTATTTCTGCTTTTACTCATAGCATCAGTCCTCCAAAATTCATAAAATATGTTACTAAAAAGCCAATGGTTAAAAAAGGAGCAAGAGGCATTGGAAACTCCTTTGCCTCTTGCTTTGTAAGCTTTCGCCTGTGCTTTAAAATAATAAATACTGCCAGTTCAAGGGAAAAGGCAAGGATAACGCCATATGCTGTGGCAGTAAAGCCAAGAACAAGGCTTACAGCGGCAGTGAGTTTAATATCTCCACCGCCAAGCTGTTCTGGGCAAATCCATGCGGCGGTTATCCATAAAATCATTGGAATGCCAAGTCCCAAAAGATTTTCCGCCTTAAAATTCAGCAGTGCACAGAGGGCAACTCCTACACAAAACAGTGGTGGAATCTCTCTTTTTTTCACATCTTCCACAGACACCAAAATCAGCAGAAAAGAAAAAAGCACCGCCTGTGCGATGCCGTTAGCCTGCCCGTTAGCCTGCATAGTTGAACATTTCCTTAATTTTGGTTTCCAGAGTGGGTATAACCACATCACCAAACAATGCATAAAGTCCTGCTAGTAGCAGGCCACCCAAAACTACAGCAATGAGTATTTTGACTGCCGAATCAACATAATTCTCGCCACGGTTGTTACTAACGGCAAACTGCATTCTTGTAGACTGCATCATAAAAAATGAGTACATCCGTGCTGATTTTTTCTTTACATAGCTAAAGCCTTTTTCTATTGAATTTTTCATTAAAAGTCCTCCCTTATTCAAAATAATAATCGACGGTGTAAGTTATGTTAGATTTGTTGTACATGCAATTATGGTTTGTGTAGTAGTAGAATTCCAATTTGGAATATAGTCCACTGTTTAGACTTCGTTCAAAAGTGATACCGTTATTCGTTGTTTCATAGTCAAGCTGATCCCATGCTTCTGTAAGTATGTTATACCCTCTAACTCTGCCGTAATCGTTACCGCTGTGACCCGATACAGGGGGAACGGTAAAGGTATATCCCGTGATAGTAGCTCCTTCAATGCCATTTTCCAAAATGGTAGAGTCTGGGCCTGACAAAGTCATACCGCCCGAACCGTTTGAATCAGCAACGAAGAACATAATGGCAGCCCAAGGAGATTCTGCTCCTGCACTATCTACAGCCTTGACTCTCACTACATTTTTGCCTAAAGGGTACACTGCCGATTCCGATGGTCTGTTCTCCCATACATAGGTGATGGCATCTCCATCTGCATCACTGCTTTGTGCTGTGATGATTACTGCAGTTCCGGGTGTAACGCTGTTTCCATTAGGAGTTCTGGTAATCACAGGCCGTTCCGGTGCAGAGTTTGCTACAGTGAATGTCTTTTCCGACCACGGAGAATAGGAGCCTACTGCATCTTTTGCACGAACCTTTATGGTGTATGTACCTACTGCATAGTAGCCATCTGCATTTTTGCCCTGCCATTCAAGCACAGTTGTATCTCCATCTGCATCCGCCGCTGTAGCAGAAATGTTCACTAAAAATTTGCCATCTTTCACTGTTCTGGTTGGGGTTACTGTAAAGTTTGTAATAGTCGGTGCACTGCTTGCAATTGTAAACGTCTTCACAGCCCACTGGGAATACGCCCCTGCAGTATCTTTTGCACGAATCTTCACAGTATGTGTTCCTACCGCATAGTAACCGTCTGCCACTTTGCCTTCCCACTCAAGCTCAAATTTATCTCCATCTGTATCCGCCGCTGTAGCAGAAATATTCACCAGAAATTTACCATCTTTCACTGTTCTAGTGGGAGTTACTGTAAAGTTTGTTATAGTCGGTGCTACGTTTACCACAGTAAAGGTTTTTACCGCCCACTGAGAGCACTCTCCTGCAATGTCTTTTGCACGAACCTTCACGGTATGTGTTCCTACCGAATAGTAACCGTCTTCCACTTTGCCGTCCCACTCAAGCTCAAATTTATCTCCGTCTGCATCTACCGCTGTAGCAGAAACATTCACAAGAAATTTACCATCTTTCACTGTTCTAGTGGGAGTTACTGTAAAGTTTGTAATGGTCGGTGCACTGTTCACTACAGTAAAAGTTTTCACTGTCCAATCGGAATACGCCCCTGCAATATCTTTGGCACGGACCTTCATCGTATGGGTTCCTACTGCATAATAACCGTCTGCCACTCTGCCATCCCACTCAAGTTCAAATTTATCTCCGTCTGCATCAGCCGCCGTGGCAGAAATGTTCACCAGAAATTTGCCATCTTTCACGGTTCTGGTTGGGATTGCTACAAGATTTGTGATAGTCGGTGCAGTGTTGGTCACTGTGATTTCCTGGGTACACCTACTCTCTCTGCCAAGAATATCAGTTGCAACAGAAGTAAATACAAATTTACCGGTATTTGAAATTGAAATATTTCCACCTTTTTCAGTCAGTGCTCCTGTATAGCTTTCTGTTTCGCCATTTTTGGTAAGTGCCCAAACAATCGATGCATTTTCAGTATGCTTTGCATTTGAAATCGTCACTGGAAAACTATTTCCATAGTGAACATCTGACGGCATTGTGAAAGTAAAATCCAATACCGGCATAATTTTGATTTCTTCACTGTGGGTATAGCTTCTTCCTAAAAAGTCTGTCATGGTTGCCGTTAAAACAAACTCACCATATTCCTTGAAAGTCACCTTTCCACCAAGTGCATTCAATGTTCCATCAAGCACTTTGCTTAAAGAGACAGCCTGACCGTTTTTATTCAGCGACCATTCCACTGGGAGGGCATTGTTATGCCCGCTTGTTCTCAGGTCAATTGTAGTATCGGTGTAAGCCACTTTCGGTAGGTTGAAGTCAATTGTCAGCACTGGCAAAACCTCGGTTGTTTTCTTTGGCTCAAAAAGGAATACTCTGCCTGTTTCATCAGTCACTCTGGCAACAAGCTCGTAAATTCCTGCCCGCTTAAACTTGATATTTCCTCCTGCATCGGAAAGCGAACCCTCCACAAAGGTACTCCAATCTTGATAACCAAAGCTGTTATCTACAAGCCATTTAATGGTGAGCCCATCCAAATCTGTGCTTTTTACCGTTATTTCAATTCCTGTATCCGTATGTGCATATTGCGGTTGCGTATAGCTGACCGTTGGCACAGGATACACCTTAATTTGCTGTTCATAGGAATAGGCTCTCTGTCCGTCATCGGTAAAGGAAGCTTTCAGAATATAAATTCCTTTTTCCTTGAAACCCACCTCCCCACCTTCATTGGTCAAATCCCCACTGATAAATTCAGAAAGCTGTACATCTTTACCGTCTTTATTAAGAGACCACAAAGCAGTATGGTTTCCGATTTCGTTTAGTGTTGCTTCCACATTTACTGTATCATCGGTGTGGAGAACAGATGGTAGATAAAAACCAACAGTGCCAACAGGATATGCAGTTATTTCTGCCGTATCTATAAAAATTCGCCCTGTTTTATCAGTTAGTGTAGCTGTAATCTGATAAACACCCTTTTCCTTGAAACGAATATTGTTTTCTCCAAGGCTAAGTTCACCCTCAATGAAATTTTTAATATCTACGGGTTCTCCATCTTTCTTAAGTGACCAATTTACGGTCATCTCCTCAGCGTCTTTTGTCTGAACATGGAAAGCAATGGTTTTGTCTGTATGGGTAACAGACTGCAAGGTCAAATTGATTTCTGCAACAGGATAAATATCAATATTCTTTGATACCGTACAAACCTTACCAAGCTCATCGGTAATCGTTGCAGTAAGTTCATAACTGCCTTTGCTGTTAAACTGCACCGTTCCCCCTTTATTACCAAGTTCTCCTGTAACGGCATTTTCAAGCTTCACTGCCATACCATCTTTTATCAGATACCATACTACAAGGTTTTGACCAAGATTTTCTGTTTTCAAATCCACAGCAATGCTGGTGTCTGTATGTGCTGTTTGTGGCATATAGAAGTCTGCCGTCACCACAGGGTAAACTGTAACGGTTTGCTCACAGGTGATTTCCTTTCCAACACTATTTTTTGCTGTTGCAGTAAAGGTGTATGTCCCCTTTTCCTTGATTTTGACAATACCGCCGTTTGACTTTAGTTCTCCCTCCATAACGTCAGGTATTTCCACGGAAATACCATTTTTCAAGACAGCCCAAGCTACTGCGCTTACATTCTGGCTTTCGCTTTTAATATCAATTTCTTCTCCCACATACACTGTTTCGGGAAGAATGAAACTAAACTGTGGCTCAGGCACATAAGATGCACCGCCACTGCCTCCATGGGAGTTTTTCCCCTCTGGATTTTCAATCACAGAACTTTGTTCTTTCTCTCTCTTAATCTGTTCGCTGGCTTCTTCCTCTTTTACAAGCATTTTAAAGGCTTCTGCACGGGTTGCACTGCCACCCGGTTGCATCGTTCCATCGGGATAACCACTAATAATGCGATATTTCTTCCCCATGCAAACGTAGATCTTATCCTCGCTTTTAATCAACTGTGCATCGGTAAAGTCAAGTTCACAGATACAATCTGTACTGTGATTTTCTGTCCCCAATGCACGAACCAGCATTTTCACCATCTCCAATCTGGTAATCGGCTCATCTGGGGAAAATTGTTTTTCTGGATATTCTTCTTCTAAAATAATATCAAGGCTGGTCAACTTGGTGATGTTTTTTTCCGCCCAATGTCCCTTGATATCAGTAAAATCAGAAGGTCTATTGACTGCACCATCTTTATTCCTTTCTATTTTGCGGTCAACCAGTGCTGTAAATTCTGCTCTTGTTATGATTTCATCGGGATGACAAAGGCCATCGGGAAACCCAGATATCACACCCTCATCCGTCAGCTTTAGGATGGCGTCCTCTGCCCAATGCCCTAAACTGTCTTGAAATATTGGCTTTTCTGCATATACACTCTCACTAAACATTACTAGTACAAGACAAATAATCAAAAATAGAGAAGTTGTCTTTTTTAGGTTCTGTTTCATACCATCCCTCCGTCAGCCAGCATAATTGAACATTTCCTTAATCTTGGTTTCCAAGGTTGGCATCACCACATCCCCAAATAATGCATAAAGTCCTGCAAGAAGTAGTCCTCCCAAAACCACAGCAATAAGTATTTTAACGGCACTGTCTACGTAATTTTCACCACGGTTATTGGCTGCTGCAAACCGCAGTTTTGCAGACTGCAATATAAAAAACGACTGTACCTGCATTGCCTTTCCCTTTAAAAAAACCACTGCCTTTTTTACTATATTTTTCATTGTATATCCTCCTAATTTCACATGGTCATCGTTGGAGCACTGCTTTGCTCCTGTGTGGATGTCTCTTGTTTTTGCTCCTGCTTTTGAGACAATGCCTGTTCATATGCACCCATCACTGCTTGGTCAAATTCCTTTCTTGCTTCTGCGGTGCAAGGAAAACAAATATCCTTGTATTCTCCGTTTCCTGCTTTGTAGCTGGGCATGGTAACAAATAGGCCTTTACTGCCATCCTTCACCTTAACACCCCGAATGACAAAGGCTTCATTAATATTCACAGTTGCCGTTGCCTTTAAAGTACCTTCTGCTCTTATGCTTTGGATTTTCACATCATAGTTAAGCTGGTTGTTTTTCTTCATATTCATCATCCTTTACATTTTTATTGACATGTCCTGTTTCGGCTGTTCGAAGTCAATCTCCTTAAACCCAATTCGGTCTACATAATGAAAAACACTCCCTTCGTCATCATAAAGTTCCACTACATCGGACATGGACAGGGAATGCCCCTCATAACCGTGAGGGTGGTCAATATTGAATTTGGTATAGATCCCCTCTAAATCGTTGGTAGCAAGCTCGCCATCATAAACGGTTTCATAATTTTCAATCCTTGGTTCACCAAATTTCTTTTGGCTCTCTTCCAAAGAAATAAACCGCAAATCAAAGTCCGAATCGGCTTTTAGCTGCCAGATTCGGACTCTTTTTAGTGGCTTGCTTTCCCCATTTAATTCTGCCAGCTTTTCACCCCTGGAAAGCCGTTCAAATACACCGTCTGTCCAAGTGGCTGAGAGATTTTTCTCGGCCAGCCATTCTTTCAGTTCTTCCCTTTGAAACATGGTATCCACCACTGCATTTTGCTCTTTTACATATCCAGCTGGATTACCGTAGTAGTAAATAAAGCCCTTTTTGATTTGTATATTACTCATTTTTTACCCCCTTACTGCATTTCCATTCCCCCCATGCTTTGACCTTCCACCATGCTCACTCCCATCTCCTTTCGCTTTTCAACTGCCCAGTCAGGTAGGTGTTCCGCTTTTAATTCTCCAATAAAATCTGAGCGTTCATACTGACAACGCTCACCGTCAGCCAGAAATCGTCCGAACACCTTTCTTCCACTAGCTGTGGGAGAACAGCCAAATCCGCTCTCACACAAAACAAGCTGGTCTCGAGGATTTTTATACTCATCCTTGAGGTTCGTGGCACGAAGCACCATCACCTTCCCCTCAAAGTTAAGCCCCGTGGCATCGTTACAATGTTTTGCTTCCCACAAATTCAAGGCTTGGTAGGCTCGCCTTGCCTGATTGATAAAGCCCTCCAGCACTGCAGGGTGACTATCCACTGCATACTCCAGCCGTTTATCAAAGCCCTGAATCTTATCGGGTAGAATAAAAAAACTATTTGCCCACTCCTTATTGTCACGAGAAAACCTGCCGTCATAACTTTTTTGCTGTACTGAATTAGCAAGAACAAAATTAACTCTGTCATAGCCAAACTGAGAAATCACTTGCTCTGCCGTGTTTTTTTCAAGCCTTAGGCCATCGAAATGTTGACTGATGGCTTTTTCAATGGCATTTTTACAATCTACATTTGCTTTATGGGATTCCTTGTATAAACTTAGCTCCTTATTTCCCTTTGCAAACTGAAAACTATAAGGATATACATAATTCTTATCCATGAAGAAATTCCCCCTTTACAAGCAATGCATCCAGCTCGCCCATACAAATTCCATAGTTTGAAAGCAATTCACGAATATCCTCGGGAATATCTGCAATATCATGGTCGTATTCTGCCTGTTCCACACGGACAATTCCGCTGTCTTCCTCAGCAAAGGCAATCAGCTTTGCATCCTTTGGAATCCCTGCGACTTCCAACATATAATTGGGAATCTTAATATTTTCTGTATCCATTTCCTCACAATGGCCGCAATCCTCACAAGTACCACAATTTTTCGCCAATGTAGCAAGAAGATTTTGAGTGACTTCCGCAAGGGTTGCAATGGTTTTTACCATATCCAATGCCGTCATTCTTGCTCTTGTCAGAATCACAAGACGATCTAATGCAGTAACAACTACTTCATCTCCTAAATTTGCAAATTCAATCATTTCGTTTTCAACAGTCAATCCTTGATGTTCTAATTTTTTCATGTACATTTCCTCCTAATCCTCTTTTAAGTAATATTCAAACTGTTCATCCTCGTCGTCCAAATCAGAAAAAAGATTCATTTGAAAGCTCAAATCCTTTATAACCATCTTCTTTGGATCAAAATTTGTAATAATCACTTCTCTATACTCCGCACCTCCTTCATAACGCTGAGCCAAGTTATTAATACGGACAACTGTGCGAATATGAAAATCCTTATACAACTCCCTGATGTACTCACAATCGTTATAGGACACCATCCAAAGTCCCTTGCAAGCTAAAAGAGTATCCCGAAGTCTTACGTGATTTTCTTTTGCAAAACCCACAGCGTAATGCCCCTCTGTTCCAAAGTAAGGCGGATCACAGTAGATGAATGCTCCCTCCCTGTCATACTGTTTAATGAAGTCCTCAAAATCTTTGTTTTCTATAACAACGTCCTTTAATCGTTCTGAGGCTTCCCATATGATTTTGAAACACTTTCGAATATCACATGGCTGACCACCAAAGGATGTTGTACTACTGCCATAGCTGTACTTTATCAATTTGAAAAAAGCGGCTGCTCTTTTTACTTCATAGAGCTGGGATTTCTTTTCATATAAAAGCTTCATTTCATCAACCGACGGAGGAGGGATAAATTTTTCTGCCAATTCCAGCTCCTCAGCCATATAGGCATCTGTAAATTCTTCCTGTTCAATAAACTTTCTCAAAACCCCAAATTCACCTCTTGAACACAAAGGTAAAAACCCAAGCTCTTTTAGAAAAGCAAGGGGACGTTCTTTCACACATAAAAAAAGGTTTACAAGATTTGAATTAAAATCGTTGTAAACCTCCATGCAGTTCTTTCTCTGCCTTTTCCCAAAGAGTACCCATCCACCACCTCCAAATACTTCTATATAACGTGTATGATTTTTAGGAAACAGCTTATATAATAGCTTTCTTAAAGCCTTTTTCCCACCAATCCACGAAATAAAGCTATTCACTTATCAACCACCTTCCTTCCAAGAAGCAAAAAAGACCGACTGCTTTCCTGCCTAAGCAGAGAAACAATCGGCCTTAAATTTGTTCTTTATCCCCTATTTGTTCTAAAAAATGAAGCTTTCCAAGAACAGTGATCAGTGTCTGCGTAGCATGATACCCATTGTTGTAAAAGTCTTTGATTGCAAAAATTCCATAATGCACATAAGGCTGCATTGGAAGAATCCTTTGATGTTTATCACGGTAGACGTATTTTTTATCAATCAGAAATTGAGTAAACGCCATTGGCTTTAGCCCTAATTCCTTGGCAGTGGTGCGAAAATCAGTGAGCATTTCAGAATCAATCAATTTATCAAAATATTTCCCCTTGGGTACAAGGGTTGCAACCTCATTTTTTAGTTTCTTGTTTTTCTGTGTTTCAAGTAGAAGCTGTTTTAAAAGCAATTCCAAGCTTTCAGGATTTGCCATAATCTCACCAAGCTTTGGCATGGTAATATAAACTCCATGTTTTCTAATGGACGGCAAAACTTCCGTGGTTACCCAGCGTTTAAACTTTTTGGCAGTTGGCAGCTTACTGGAGAAAATAAGGGAATAAAGACCACTTTCGTTGATTGCTATCATTACTCGATTTTGCCTGCCGTCGTGAATTGCGACGCCAGCCTTATCTTCCTTCTCCACATGTTTGGAAAGGCTGTCTCTGGTATTGGAATATCCTAATATTTCTGCCGCATCTTTTCCCACAAACCAAGGTTCTCCGTCAATTAATAAAGTTCTTATTTTGCCGAATTCCTCTTTTTCAAAAATCATAAGTTCATGCATTCACACTCTTCCTTTCCACAAAAACACCGACAGAATGATATTTTTACATCATCCTGTCGGCTGTTTTAAAACTGTTCTCTTTCATTCAGAGTTTTTTCCTACATCACTTCTTTCACTGGCTTATACCCCCAATCCATTGGGAATCCATAAACTGCTCCTCCTGTGGTTTGGAAAGCACCTTGAAGTGATCCTCGTTATGTGACTAACCGCATAACGAGGATTATGCATTGCAAATAAAAATGTGAAGCGATTCGTATCGAACCCCTTTGTTGTATTAAGTTTAAGAGAAAAGACTTTGCATAATATACTTGGAAAAGGTGATACTAACCAGTGTCAAACTAATGCAGGAGGTACACTGATTGGAATCATTAACAATAACTAAGCTAATAGAAAAGGCTCACGAAAATTTACTAAAGCAAAACCCAAGCGAGAGATATATCAGGCGGCATAAGCACATTTGGAAGCTCTTCTCAAACTATGCCCACAAGCATAAAATCACGTGTTTTAGCTCAGAACTGGTAGGCTGTTTTTTAAAAGAAGAATTGAATATTGAGTATACAGATGAAAATTTAAATGGTAATATATCTGTCCATGATTTTGAGACATTTGTCCGTCCCTTGCTTATGCTGTCTATTTTGCAATCAGGAGGAACAATTCTCCGTATATCCAAATTTAACAGAACAGAGGATATAGAATATTACCGAGAAATCATGAAGCATTATGAAGAACTTTGCCAAAAGCGGAACAACAGTAAATCCACCATTAATGCAAAATTATATACTATTCGTCCCTTTTTACTCCATCTTGCACAAAGCGGAATAGCAGATATTGCTCAAATGAAAGCTGAGCACATTCACCAGTATACAATTTTCATTGCGGCACGCGCGCTAAAATCCATAAATCAGAAAATGTGTCATCTTCGCACATTCATTGAATTTCTGTACGAGCAAAAATATATTTCCACGGATTTATCAAAATGTGTCCTTAAAGCACAGAAGCCTCGCCCACGCCTGGCACAAACATGGACAAAGGAAGAAATTGAACGAATTTTAGGGGTGATTGAGCGCGGAACATCTGTTGGAAAACGTGATTACGCAGTTTTTATGCTTGTTACTCAATTAGGGTTGCGAACCGGAGATATCGTAAATATGACATTTGATAATTTACTGTGGGCAGAATGCAAAATACGTTTCATACAGGATAAAACCGGTAAACCACAAGAATTACCGCTTACTGCTACTGTTGGAGATGCAATTATTGATTACTTGAAATATGGCCGCCCAAAGGATGATTGCTCGCAATATGTCTTTGTTCGCCACGCTCCTCCCTTTGGTAAAGTGAAAAACTTCTGGTATGTCATGCAAAAATATTTACGTGATGCACATGTTCCTGTCTGCACGGAGAAGCCTCACGGTTTTCATACCTTTCGCTTTACCTTGGCTACACGGTTACTGGATGAAGAAATACCGATTGAAACAAAATCTGCAATACTTGGACATTCAAGCTCTGACACCACCAGAATATATCTGCGTGCAGATATTAACAAACTTCGCCAGTGTGCACTGAACCCGGAGGCTGTGTATGGCTAAAGAACGCAATCCGATTAGAACATTTGAGTATACCGGGCCTATTGGCAAACATTTAGAAGCTTTCATTTCAGAAAAAAGAGCTGTTGGATTTAAATACAGTGCCGAAGCTTTTCGTTTGCGTGAGATAGATCGCCTCTGTATTGTATTGAATACGCCCCCTGACTCATTGCCACGCAATCTTGTCCTTGAATGGGGATTGAAGCGCTCCCATGAATCTCATAAAACATGGCAGAGTCGTCAAGTTGTAATGCGCCAGTTGACTGAGTATTTCATAAATCATGGTCTGGATACGCATTTGACAACGATTGAACCTCTCCACAAGGAATACGATTTCGTTCCCTATATTTTTTCGGATGATGAAATTGCAAGGATTTTTAGTGCGGCAGATGCGTTAAAGTCATACACCTGGTCTCCACAAAGGCAAGAGGTGCTATCGCTGCTGTTTAGAATACTGTATTGCTGCGGACTGCGATTGGGGGAGGCTTTATCTCTCAAATTAAAAGATGTTGATCTGGAAAATGGAGTTCTAACAGTAATTGATGGAAAAAACAGAACCGATCGCTATATCCCTATGTCGCCGGAGCTTACTCAAAGATGCCGTGCTTTTTCAGCTAAGATGCATCAAGAGCATACACAAGACAGTGTGTTTTTACCGGCTCCTGACGGCGGTTTCTATTCAAAGGGAAGTATGCAATATGCATGGAGTCAGCTATTAAGAGCTGCAAATATCCCGAGAACCGACAATGGTCCTCGTATTCATGATTTACGCCATACCTTTTCTGTTTCATGCCTAAAAAACTGGGTCCGTAACGGAAAGGATTTAAACGCTATGCTGCCAGTGCTTTCCGCATATTTAGGCCATAAACGGTTAAGTGCAACCGGGCATTATTTAAGATTGACGGCAGACATGTACCCGGAGGTTGTTTCAGTATTTGAAGCTAATTTTGGTGGTGTGATACCGGAAGGAGACTATTTGCATGAGGAAGACTGAGAATCTGTTTCCAAAATTGTTAGCCGATTTCCTTAGTATCTACCTGCCTTCACAGCGCAATTACAGTAAAAATACAATTTCTTCTTACTGTGATTCATTTAAATTGTTGCTGAAATATCTGAAGGATGAGCAAAATTTGAACTCGGATCAGATTACGTTTAAGGTCATTAACGCAGATTGCATTCTTGATTTTCTCAGTTGGTTGGAAACATCCCGTAACTGCTCAAGATCAACGGTTAACCAACGGTTGGCGGCAATTCATTCATTCTTTAAATATGTTCAAACAAGCCGCCCGGAACTTATATCCCAAAGTCATAGTATTTTAGAAATCCCATTGCGTAAAACACCATCACCGATGATTGCATATTTAACGCAGGAGGATTTGCAGTTAATTCTTTCTCAGCCCAACGCTACAAAAAAATCTGAACGGCGCGATCTGGTGCTTTTGTGCTTGCTTTATGATACAGGATGCCGGGTGCAGGAACTCGTGGACTTAACCGTTTCCTCAATACGGCTTGAACCTCCGGCACAGATTAAGCTTCATGGAAAAGGTGACAAAACCCGCATTGTTCCGTTGATGTCCAATACTACTAAGCTGCTGCGTAATTATATGACAGAGCACAAGCTTGGTGAACCCCACACCTTACAATATCCATTATTCTGCAATCAAAGGAAAGAACCGCTTACCAGAGCCGGAGTAACTTACATTCTAAAAAAATACGCTGATATGGCAAGAACAAAAAGTTCATCCATCCCACCCAATGTTACACCTCATGTTATGAGACATTCAAAAGCAATGCACATGCTGGAAGCCGGGATAAATATCGTCTATATCAGAGATATATTAGGCCATGTGAATATTTCGACTACGGAGGTTTACGCAAAGGCAAATCTTGAAATGAAACGAAAGGCATTGGAAAAAGTTTCACTTATCCCTGAGCATGATGTCTCTCCGAGCTGGACGGGCGATTCAAATCTTTTAACTTGGCTCGAAGACTTTGGCAAATCTCTTAGCTAAAATTATGTGAAGTGTTTTTGGAAATGAGTAAGCATTTATGCCATTTCCAAGATTACACTTCACATTTTTATTTGCAATGCATAATCCTCACCTATTACAATGCCAAGGGAACGTCCATTGTCCCACTGCATATGCAAAGTTCCTATGTCATCAACTGAAATCACCTCGCCTTGTGTTCCTGCAAGCACGGGAGCATACGAATCATCCATATCTGAAGTAAGCTCAAGCCTTGTGCCCACTGGGTACTGTTCTTTGATTTTTTCAATATATTCTCTTGAAAATCCTCTCATTTTAAATCCCTCCCC is a genomic window containing:
- a CDS encoding YodL domain-containing protein yields the protein MSNIQIKKGFIYYYGNPAGYVKEQNAVVDTMFQREELKEWLAEKNLSATWTDGVFERLSRGEKLAELNGESKPLKRVRIWQLKADSDFDLRFISLEESQKKFGEPRIENYETVYDGELATNDLEGIYTKFNIDHPHGYEGHSLSMSDVVELYDDEGSVFHYVDRIGFKEIDFEQPKQDMSIKM
- a CDS encoding DUF3849 domain-containing protein is translated as MDKNYVYPYSFQFAKGNKELSLYKESHKANVDCKNAIEKAISQHFDGLRLEKNTAEQVISQFGYDRVNFVLANSVQQKSYDGRFSRDNKEWANSFFILPDKIQGFDKRLEYAVDSHPAVLEGFINQARRAYQALNLWEAKHCNDATGLNFEGKVMVLRATNLKDEYKNPRDQLVLCESGFGCSPTASGRKVFGRFLADGERCQYERSDFIGELKAEHLPDWAVEKRKEMGVSMVEGQSMGGMEMQ
- a CDS encoding DNA adenine methylase, whose product is MNSFISWIGGKKALRKLLYKLFPKNHTRYIEVFGGGGWVLFGKRQRKNCMEVYNDFNSNLVNLFLCVKERPLAFLKELGFLPLCSRGEFGVLRKFIEQEEFTDAYMAEELELAEKFIPPPSVDEMKLLYEKKSQLYEVKRAAAFFKLIKYSYGSSTTSFGGQPCDIRKCFKIIWEASERLKDVVIENKDFEDFIKQYDREGAFIYCDPPYFGTEGHYAVGFAKENHVRLRDTLLACKGLWMVSYNDCEYIRELYKDFHIRTVVRINNLAQRYEGGAEYREVIITNFDPKKMVIKDLSFQMNLFSDLDDEDEQFEYYLKED
- a CDS encoding BRO family protein, coding for MHELMIFEKEEFGKIRTLLIDGEPWFVGKDAAEILGYSNTRDSLSKHVEKEDKAGVAIHDGRQNRVMIAINESGLYSLIFSSKLPTAKKFKRWVTTEVLPSIRKHGVYITMPKLGEIMANPESLELLLKQLLLETQKNKKLKNEVATLVPKGKYFDKLIDSEMLTDFRTTAKELGLKPMAFTQFLIDKKYVYRDKHQRILPMQPYVHYGIFAIKDFYNNGYHATQTLITVLGKLHFLEQIGDKEQI
- a CDS encoding site-specific integrase, with product MESLTITKLIEKAHENLLKQNPSERYIRRHKHIWKLFSNYAHKHKITCFSSELVGCFLKEELNIEYTDENLNGNISVHDFETFVRPLLMLSILQSGGTILRISKFNRTEDIEYYREIMKHYEELCQKRNNSKSTINAKLYTIRPFLLHLAQSGIADIAQMKAEHIHQYTIFIAARALKSINQKMCHLRTFIEFLYEQKYISTDLSKCVLKAQKPRPRLAQTWTKEEIERILGVIERGTSVGKRDYAVFMLVTQLGLRTGDIVNMTFDNLLWAECKIRFIQDKTGKPQELPLTATVGDAIIDYLKYGRPKDDCSQYVFVRHAPPFGKVKNFWYVMQKYLRDAHVPVCTEKPHGFHTFRFTLATRLLDEEIPIETKSAILGHSSSDTTRIYLRADINKLRQCALNPEAVYG
- a CDS encoding tyrosine-type recombinase/integrase, which codes for MAKERNPIRTFEYTGPIGKHLEAFISEKRAVGFKYSAEAFRLREIDRLCIVLNTPPDSLPRNLVLEWGLKRSHESHKTWQSRQVVMRQLTEYFINHGLDTHLTTIEPLHKEYDFVPYIFSDDEIARIFSAADALKSYTWSPQRQEVLSLLFRILYCCGLRLGEALSLKLKDVDLENGVLTVIDGKNRTDRYIPMSPELTQRCRAFSAKMHQEHTQDSVFLPAPDGGFYSKGSMQYAWSQLLRAANIPRTDNGPRIHDLRHTFSVSCLKNWVRNGKDLNAMLPVLSAYLGHKRLSATGHYLRLTADMYPEVVSVFEANFGGVIPEGDYLHEED
- a CDS encoding site-specific integrase, translated to MRKTENLFPKLLADFLSIYLPSQRNYSKNTISSYCDSFKLLLKYLKDEQNLNSDQITFKVINADCILDFLSWLETSRNCSRSTVNQRLAAIHSFFKYVQTSRPELISQSHSILEIPLRKTPSPMIAYLTQEDLQLILSQPNATKKSERRDLVLLCLLYDTGCRVQELVDLTVSSIRLEPPAQIKLHGKGDKTRIVPLMSNTTKLLRNYMTEHKLGEPHTLQYPLFCNQRKEPLTRAGVTYILKKYADMARTKSSSIPPNVTPHVMRHSKAMHMLEAGINIVYIRDILGHVNISTTEVYAKANLEMKRKALEKVSLIPEHDVSPSWTGDSNLLTWLEDFGKSLS